The Aedes aegypti strain LVP_AGWG chromosome 1, AaegL5.0 Primary Assembly, whole genome shotgun sequence sequence TTCAGCTGCATATATTCCATCTGGATCAATACTGCCAGGCAAAAAACTGCGAAGGTTCCGATTAAAGGTCACATTATTCAGGTTCGACGAGTTCCATAGTTTTGTAATCCAACTTTCAATTGAAGATTCTCTTGTGAGTTTTGTATAATGACAAATTCGgtttaataaaaatttatttgacacttgaAGCATAGGATTATTTTTGGATGTCTGGAACCCTATTAACATACCATAACCGTTCTCATAGGGGTATAACGAGGAGTTCCATAGGGCACCTAAGTTTCTTACTGTTTGAGCTAAGTGTGATGTCAAATGTACATTGTACACCATATATTTCGTTCCATACAGTTGTTCAAAGTCATGAACAAAACGATCTAACTGTTTTTCACAGCACGTTATGGTGTTTCTGGTTACTTTCATCTCCAAAAGCTGAAATATACTTGAGCTAAGCAGCATAATATGTTCCATATATTTTGACGGAAGCAGATCATTTAAACACGGGTAAACACAGTGAAAAAGCAGAGTTTCCCATTCGCTTGCCTTaaatttcgagaattcctcTATATCCCTAATCCTCCGAGGAAAACTGCTCGGTAATCGAATTGATTGCAGTCTGTGCTGGACCATTGCTTTGTGTTTGCCAATATAATGCGGTTTCGATTTATTTTCAGCATCACCTTCAAACAGCAGTTCCCAGATGAGCTTCATAACGCCAAGATTTATCAGGTGCATATAGTCTGGTGGTAAACCTTTTATGATGTCAAATTCAGGTATTCCGATAAGAACACTTAGACCTTTGATTCCCATTATGGGTTCCATTGAGCCTGAGCTATGAATCTGCCACATATTTTTTCTCGTTTGTTTATCGTCTCGAATTTCACATTAATGGTAGGGATATCTTATTTGATTATTCACAGTTTTGCCCGGATGAAGACAAACGGTACATCCATATTTGCCATTAAACTGCTTCGAGCAAAAAATTTCACATCGACCTACCGAATCTAAGCAATTTTGGAgaattaatattttattattctcgTTGTTTATTTGAATTCCATCTCGTAATTTTTGAGCTTGcatgatgaaatttttgtggaaaagcgACATATCAGGTTTTCCTCGATTGAACCAGAGCGCTCCGAGGATAAGATTGTTCTTATCGAATCTTAGTTTTGGTGGCAAATTGTTGATGGTCAAAAATAGCGGATAAAGAGGTTTTTTGGTCGTGCTTTTGAATGCTGCCGCTCCGTCTTCATTAGCCGAAAGAGTCAAAAATTTGCCTACTTCCCGTGACGTTATTGATTGGGCCAATTGTCCTCGGTTGATGTCACTTATGTCTTTCTCAGCAACAAGATTTTCATATTCTTTAATATGTTTAGAATACTTCAAGACTGTTTCCCTTATTTGTGGTTCCAAAGGAAAAACCACAAAAAAGTCTTTGGAAATCGAGTTACAGTTGTCAACAGGGCATACAACGTTTGCTTCTGGAGCGGCAGGatacctaaaaaaaaaacaaacaagaaaATGTGATATTTAACACCAGGATATGATTTATAATCTCACTTACCCATAATGACATTTCGTACAAAAATACTGACGATCGAAGTCATATTCTCTCTCGAATGATTTCATGAAAACTGAAAATGATTCCGGTAGAATCTTATTCGTAGAAAACACATTAAGCATTCGTAATAAATCCTCCACTCCTTTTTGAGGTAGATTATACTTgagataaaaattcaaaatcatgaacaaTACATCATGGACTTGAACATCGTTTCTAAATTTAATGACATGATTCTGGGTCTGAAACAGATTAAAATGGAAAGTCTTAACTTTGAATGCacacaataaaaaaagaaaatatttcaccATCTCAGTATCTTCTACAAGAGGATATTCGTCCATATCTTCAACATCTGATATTTCTGATGCACAACTAGAACTGTCGTTATCAGCAGTTAAACGGCCAGTACTGATGAACTCTTCATTTTCCGATTGAGATAAATCTACTTCCTCAGCTGAGATGTGTTCAAAAGAATCCGAAGAGGAAAATGAATTGGAACAATTCTGAGAAATAGTTTCAATACTACAACCTGtagaaaaaagtaaaatatatATACTCACTTGAATAATGTTTATCAAAGTTACGCTTATAtaaaaaaaccttaattttgttatttacctGGTTCCAAACTGTTGAGGTTTATTGTAGCATCATCCGAAGTCGCATTTGTATtttgtttagaacgatttgttTTCGCTCGCTtccaaaaaaatgtgttataattataaaatatgttataattataaatatgaatgtttacatttagTTACCTTCCTGGAATATTTTTGACCAAACCACGGTTCCATCATATTAAAATGACGTGGCCGCCTTTTATTTGCGCTCATGATTTTAGAAGGATTGTGAACTTTTTGAGCAATGCAGAAGATATCAAAGCCAGATATTTACAAGAAACAAACATGCCTTTAAGTCattaatgtcgaattcgtttttgaacctaggttagaactggcgcaacccgttctgaatcacagtttcaaccccaacccgattcaggttcgaccgaactacaatttatttgacattggtttgtttatgtgttgatcaccgacccagttcctaaaaacgaaaacgacataagatCTTTCAATATTCCAATTCGTATATTTAAAGGTAGAAAGGAGAAGTAGAATTGTGAGTGTGCTTAAACAGCCAAACGATGATGTCATTATTATCAATGCGAAATACGAATGACGTTGTGATGTCACCTAATCGGTGGACACTCATACAGTAAAACAAATGACTACCTTGCTGAGTATGTCTATTTATTTCTTTGTAAAGTAGTGCTGCCAGATTAaattattaacttttttttttctttttttgcatAGTTCGAAACGGGTTTGAAATTAGATTAATATAACTATAAAGGCCCAAGCACAATGATAGTGGAACTGTATATAtaggatatatatatatatatatatatatatatatatatatatatatatatatatatatatatatatatatatatatatatatatatatatatatataaggtAATCGATAAATTTTTGATCGATCTTGTCGATTTGCTAtcaaacgacccaagccaaatgtCAGATCGCCTAGTTCCTTTCAGAAAAGGAGCTTCTTTGTGGCGACCATTGGCATCGTAAAAAGCTGAATAGGAAATAATAAGTCTTTAAGACAGAAAATCGGAAATCGCATTTAATCGTCGTATTTGTTGCAGCATTTcctttgtttattgttttattgtttcATACTCACAGAATCATATTATTTGTCCCATACAAATCATTCAAAACAAATACACTGTACGCCATGTAGCAGCAATGTTTGGTTGTTAATTATTGACTAATTGTTAGTCAAGTTTTTTATACTGCTTTAAGTTGGAAAAATGGGTTGGCCAAAGTGCGAAGATAGATTGTTTACCCACTTTAGTGCGCCGCAACTCGATTTACCATTGTGCATATGAAAGAACTCCCGAGTGAATTATGcgtatcataaaaatcgaattGCGACGCGGTGAGTTCAGTGAAAATCGATCTTCGCTTATTAGTAAACCTTTTTTTCGACACAAAATAGTATACTTCCATTGCTGTTATTGTCGCACCATCACCAAACCAAACAGCGTACAATTCGCTCGCGACTTGCCTCAACTCGCCGCGTTTTGAAATCGGATGTTTAGCATGTTTTAGCGATTTTTATGATTACAGCGCTATTCAGATTTTAGCCGCGATGCTAgccaaaaaaaacaataaaaaagggTTTGTCGtgatttctaccggatccaTAATACTATACGCTAGCATAATGTTGAATGTAGTGCGCTGTATTCAGCATCAGATGCACTCTAGCGCACTGCTTCCAATGATATGTTTAACGTACACAAACAACTGCGGAAGTGAACGATATGAAATCGAAATGCACTTTCTGCTACCTCCACAATATTAtggatccggtagaaatcaaaacaaacattttttttttattttttttttcggtcctCTAGCGTCGCGACTAATATCTGAATAGTGCGCTGTATTCATAAAAATCATAAGAATGCAGCGCTACGATGAAAATCTGATTTTAAAATGCGACGTGCTTCAACGTCGCAAGTGACTTGTGCGCTGTTCGGTTTAATGGCGATGTGACAATAAAACATCAGAAGTGGAAATTCAGTTTGTCTACAGCACCAACAATAACAGTTGGCAACAAAGCTGGCAACCATTTTTCATTAATCTTGTGCTGTCATTTGTTCTCGTCGCGCGCATTGTAAAACTcgtaaaaaagttaattttattccgcaaaaaaacgtaaaaatgGGGAAAACAAGAGCATGTGCTGCCGcgaaaaaaaatcggaattcAGCGAAGTGTAAGAACTTGGAATTTTTGACTGGGAATGAAAATTCCAAAGGGCAGGTAATATTTGCTGCATTtggctttcacataacctcaatTATTCGATTTTCACTTTTCCAGCCGAAGGTCACACGAAAGGTTATACTGCCATCGAAGCCAAAGGTAGAAAACGATCCTGAACCTTCTATCGATAAAAAGGATAAAACTTTTGCCATTGAACAGTTCGATAATCAACAGCCCGGAACCAGCTTTCACAAATGCCCTCAGCAAGGGAAAAAGGCAAATGCGCTGTCGACAAGTTCCGCTACTCCAGATCCCGGgaaacaagatgagtcatcgcTGTTCAACTTGGGTGCCAGCACCAGTCGGCAGCAGATTACCAATGTTGCCATGGACATTTTGATGGACTGGACAGAGTTCGATACCGAAAACACCAGCACAACTTTCAGCGACAACTTGAATAAGGATGCCTCAGAACAACCATCAAAACGGATCGGGAAGACGTATACTCGTCCGAAAACTGCGAAggaaaatttggcaaatcgccCATCGAACTCTGAGCGGCTTGAGCAAACGGTATCGAGTGATATTGGTAAGTGGAATCATTCAACACTATAGttcatttcacggcgaaattctctctctttcgctctttagcaaaacttgaaaacaactgTGCCAGATCCTGCCAACTTTGACAGGAAcgggcaccgttgttttcagatttcccaaAAGAGAgcaattttctgatgacgtcaccgtgaaATGGGCCATTTGAACCTTCTCAAAAACCATTCATGACTGATATTCTTTAAGGTGATGATGTATCAAAGCCAAACTTAATATTTTCAATAGAATAGCAATTAGAACGAAACAATCGTTTacgctgaaaatttgtttgtaaaagGTTACCTGATTCTTTAGATATGTGCCTTTGAAATtgtatggcttcgattcatcttcaccttaagaaattccaaaattgtTGAGAATAATGGTTTCATTTCAAGTTCATAGGAAATTTATACTTTCACAAATAATACTTAGGTTGTTTTAACACATAAGTCTTTTATTGGACAGATAACaatgaattctttgaaaagGAACCGGCCATGCTACTAAGAagtcgtccataaattacgtcacgcaaatttttattatttctccCCCTGCACTCTGCTGGCTCCAGGGGAAAAAATTCACAGGGTTGGTAGCGAGTCACATTTTAGTGATTTGGTCATCATTTTTAACCTGATCAAATGcaacaaaacgtttttttttttcagcaaagtGGTCACTGAAGTCACTATTTTAATTATTGTAAAGGGTTCAGGCTAAGTTTGAAACGGAACGAATTATATGTTGTCCCTTTGAATCATTGGTTCAGAGcaattttcagaggaattctCTGAAAGAATCTCCGACTTACTATTTGACAATTTGTTTACCAATTCATTCAGAATGCAAGTCAGCAATTTCATTGGAATTCCAAacaacaatatttaaatattcgtTAGAacatccttcagaaatttctcttatACTTAATTTAAAGATTTTGGTATGAATATTTAAGGAATTTAGATGAAATTCCAACAAATGAGCCAAGCAAGAGTTCTGTCAAAAatcattttatgttttttttaaattttgttttctgcgaaaataatttatcaacgattgaaacaatattgaaaattctaacTGTAGGCAGAATGCAAAACTATTAATCCGCGCAGTATCCAcaattaagatattttttttcatgtgaacAAAATACGCAAATTGTACAATACGTGGCTTAATGCTTGTGGGTGTGCAATACTTGACTGTTTtctgtttgggattttttttaaaattgactTTGAACATTTCTACAAGTgtttttaagaagttttttttttcatcgatttGAATCCTGAAATCGAGAGGATGGAGATATTTTTGTAGCATTGGTAGTCTCCCTCTTCTCATTGATGCTGCTTCATGCCTATTTTAAATTggtgacagttttttttttaagaacaagcCATTTAGATTATCCTTGTCCCAGGCAAATGGaggaatatttcaaattactACAGTTAACCACATTTTAAATATACTGTCCATTAGTATAAGAAAGGTATTGCCATACCCGTTTTAAACTAATGTTTGTAGTTTTCAAATcacttttttgatcatttttgtgaCTAAAATCACTATTATCACTATGTTGTATTGCTAACATCCCTGTATATACCATATATACTAAACCGCTATGGCACAGATTATGTATGGAGGAGACTTTTGAACTTTTGTATGGATCGTCACGTTTACATGTACCACTCCTCTCCCCCTaaaagcgtgacataatttatggacgACCACTTCATCCTTTTTCATGAATGCATAAATGTTTAGTTTACACAACCATTATCACCATCAACCACCGCCCCCTCTCTAACCCCCCCTACCCCCTttatgaccacgtggtttatggatagTCCCTTTATcgttcatttattttattgcagtatgtgTTTGTGGACAACAAGAAAAAATAGCTGCGTTACTGAAGCAGAACAAAGAGCAGGCATCGCAAATGGAGAAAATAAGAACGAAATACGAGGAATGCCGTAAACGTTGCCTGAAGTACTGACTCGCTCAACTCAAAAATTCTCGGAAAGCCTCATGAAGACGTATTCACCGCGATCGAAGGATCTACGAGcaaggaaaaattaaaaaaaatttcggaGGCGGCTCAAAATAGTGATTACGTCTTTGTAAAGCTACTGATGCATGACGTGTGGCCTATGGCGTTGAAAGATAGATCAGTGACTGGCCGCGCATCAAACAACCCGCGAGGACGAAGCAAGACAGAGGACATAGGAGGACTTACTGATGGCAATGCAGCTACGCCCAAGACGCCCCTGGAGCCCGAGAAAGTGTCCTACATTGAAGGTTACTATATTAAAACTCATGACTCTTCttgattaaacaaaatttaaatatttcagatCGTTTGTTCGAACATCGGACGTACCAGGGGGATTCAGGAGCAGAAGCAAGAGTGAAGGCCAAAGAATGTGGCCGATTAATGGCACGAGTGATCGCATATTACGGGAAGAAGGAGGCACCGTCTGCTGATTAGAGCAAACTCGTTCAACGTTCAactattttgattgaaatgaattttaaagaatgttttgttttgtattCGTATTGTTGAATTTTATTACATAACGTCCTAGAAGCAGGAGttcttttattttatcaaaaatcaaCCATAACTACCAAGTGTATATGaatgataggtatttttactgTATCAACAAGAAAAGACAAAAATGTCTAAATAAATGATGtgttaattcaaaaatatatgttattttcttattttatttcataaacgATGAaactaaatttcatttttagaattataattaaatttgttataatctcaataaattataataaaatttgttacgGTCGACCCAGGAAAAATTATGACACAATGTGCTATAATTTTGTTCTAGACGATAAcaggatttgttataaatttgataCTTTTTAACATATTCTATGGAACAAATTAAGTTATATTGTTGTTAaagttataacaaattttgttatttttttgtttaaatcagaggaaattttgttagaatttctgttattttaactactaacggtacatgttttataacaaatggtgatatgaaaaaaatgcatatcaaaataacaagttttgtaataattttgtttcttCCTTCTGGTCGGGTAGGAATGCCCTACCTAagattgaatatttttcactgtTAAACTCTGCTCTCAATGCCAATCGTTCGACAAATAAAGCAAAGAATTACGTGacagaaaatttgcaataaaaagcaCTTTACCACAacgtgggaaaaatatgaattcaGTAGCCATTAGTGtagctgggatttttttttctggagggggcctatgAGGGGGTAGGGGGTCcagcaaattattttttttatgaaagtaatGTCGGCCACAATAATAATGGTTTTTACTAAATTAGTAATTTGCATAGATTTGTAGTGAttttgtttgttattttgtctcatatcgctGATACAGTCTCTGAGTaagtttgttattttgtctcatatcgctGATACAGTCTCTGagaaagtatttttatataagGTGTTTGATGCCCGAGGGTGACTCATCTCTTTAGAACTACGGAAATTTTAAATGCATGTGAATTGATAGACCAGGAATATCCCATGTTCCTTTTGGGCTTCCCATAGAAAATCATTCATACTATTCCTATAGTTgatattcaacagatttttctgAAGTTTCGCTTTGCTTTCTGATCCCACCAGAATATTTCTCAAGCCATTTCTATCAGATTGATCGATAAATCTCTTGAAGGATTCCACCAGTGAATGCATAAGAAAGTCTTTAAAACTATTTCTCCAGCAAGGCCCTTGTTACATAAAATTTCAGTTGTTCGTATAAACTAACATCTAGTCTTTTCTCTAATAATttgtaggttgaagcgcccCTCTAGCCCCTCATttgtaggttgaagcgcccCTCTAGCGAATagggggtcgtgggttcgatccccgcCGGGACACGTcgtttcttttcgcagtttcaatttcagtTTGCACATTTGACAagtgtttcgtcgtgtacatgtaaacttcaaaacattATAACGGCAAAATTCCGTAGGCGGGAAGTGCCTTTAACTTGACCATTAATTAACTGTGCAATCTAATAATTTGTTTATGATTCCCTAGAATTACTATAGATATCTCTATGAAGCAGTAATATAAATTCTATGAGTCTCATAAGAATTGTTTTCAGGATCGTAAAAAACCCTCCGCTTCCTTTGAGGTTCTTCTTaaagtttctcttcagatttCCCCGGGACTTTTTTTAAGAACTCTTAAGAACTTATTAGCTGAAATGGGAATAGTCGATCCCGCAATAACTTCtgcaaaaatactcaaaaacatTCCGAGAAATGTGTTAAAAGATTTCCCCATGGGAGTTTGCCTTAGTATTTTTCAGTAAAGCCTACCATAgattcatccaagtattttcaagatttttattcTATAAATAGCGCTAGCGACTATTCTGAGGATcttaagagatttttttcaacagaGTTACTACAGAATCATACAATTCATTCGCCAAATCATCCTAAAAAATTCGCTAGAAGTTCTTCATAAACTTTATTTTGATTGCGTTACTGTCGATATCAAAAATTTGTAATACTCGGAAAAATGTATCGAGTGTTTTGTagaacaatttttgaagaaatcatcaAAGAATACATATGTTATGTTATTCCAAAAGAAGttttcgaaacaaaaattaAGTCATTTGTAATATAAATTTACGTTATATTACTTGTTTCAATACGTCGGGCACATATGACTAAAATTTCAATGATCTTTTCTAAGTGTGCAGGCATAGAAGGACTGTTTTAACTCCTGGACGAATACACGTTGTAAGTATGAAAACATCTCACAAAATCGTTTGagtaacaactaccgaaaagctaaacattacatataatttgcaattggattagatggacaaattgatgtgaagatttgcgaaaaagttacacgtcttctcagtgagaatcgaactcacgactccccgatctctagttggggcgcgttaaccactacgccatgagaggactcatgaacgcagaagttaacctgaattcgatttcagctcaataatcacgtggtcctctttcgcaaagtgcacctctttcggaagaattagatgcccatccaaacacaacgctttctatatatatccaatgcctagcccgagagcgcattgttttttagatataggaatagcacactacactagccagcaactgcgctggctgaggtttctattgtgtgggcttccaatgggtcgcgacgttctcaaacgaccggttacggaacatgagtccgttgctcgataaatacttgttttaattatgaatcgtggtttacggccaaccagccgagtggaagtttaacaactaccgaaaagctaaacattacatataatttgcaattggattagatggacaaattgatgtgaagatttgcgaaaaagttacacgtcttctcagtgagaatcgaactcacgactccccgatctctagttggggcgcgttaaccactacgccatgagaggactcatgaacgcagaagttaacctgaattcgatttcagctcaataatcacgtggtcctctttcgcaaagtgcacctctttcggaagaattagatgcccatccaaacacaacgctttctatatatatccaatgcctagcccgagagcgcattgttttttagatataggaatagcacactacactagccagcaactgcgctggctgaggtttctattgtgtgggcttccaatgggtcgcgacgttctcaaacgaccggttacggaacatgagtccgttgctcgataaatacttgttttaattatgaatcgtggtttacggccaaccagccgagtggaagtttaacaactaccgaaaagctaaacattacatataatttgcaattggattagatggacaaattgatgtgaagatttgcgaaaaagttacacgtcttctcagtgagaatcgaactcacgactccccgatctctagttggggcgcgttaaccactacgccatgagaggactcatgaacgcagaagttaacctgaattcgatttcagctcaataatcacgtggtcctctttcgcaaagtgcacctctttcggaagaattagatgcccatccaaacacaacgctttctatatatatccaatgcctagcccgagagcgcatctaattcttccgaaagaggtgca is a genomic window containing:
- the LOC110674325 gene encoding uncharacterized protein LOC110674325; translation: MGKTRACAAAKKNRNSAKCKNLEFLTGNENSKGQPKVTRKVILPSKPKVENDPEPSIDKKDKTFAIEQFDNQQPGTSFHKCPQQGKKANALSTSSATPDPGKQDESSLFNLGASTSRQQITNVAMDILMDWTEFDTENTSTTFSDNLNKDASEQPSKRIGKTYTRPKTAKENLANRPSNSERLEQTVSSDIVCVCGQQEKIAALLKQNKEQASQMEKIRTKYEECRKRCLKY